From Neofelis nebulosa isolate mNeoNeb1 chromosome 14, mNeoNeb1.pri, whole genome shotgun sequence:
AGTAGTGGAGTGATAAGCTAAAAAGCTTGGATTAGCTTGGCATAAATATGATAATGATGTTGCTTTAAGGCCTAGCACAACACAGTATTAAGGCAGTACTTTGAAATCAGTAACTAAAGCTTTTAGaaacgtatttaaaaaaaatttttttttaatgttcatttatttttgaaagagagagacagagacagagtgcaagtgggggaggggcagagagagagagggagacacagaatcctaaacaggcttcaggctctgagctgtcagcacagagcccgatgcggagcttgaactcatgaaccgtgagatcatgacctgagccaaattcagatgcttaaccgactgagccacccaggcacccctcatgtagtttttaagtagactttaaagaaaaatttgaaggcttttttttttttttttgtcctggtaTAGAGCTGGGTGCTGGGTACATGCAGATGAGAAAGATAGTTGCCCTTAAAGGAGTTCCCAGTATAGAAAATTCTACAAGTGATGAGATCATCAATATGATAATGCTTGTGGGAGAAGGGACAAAAATGGCAAAAGTCTTGAGGGTCTTACATTTCTATCcccttaataaatgtaaaatagtcCTCATTATTGTGAATTAACTTTCCTATATTCTCCTCCTAGGACAAAAAAGCTGCATTGGAAAAGGAGCGGGAAGAAAGGATAGCTGAAGCTGAAATTGAGAACTTATCTGGAGCCAGACACTTAGAAAGTGAAAAACTTGCTCAAATATTGGCAGCAAGACAGTTGGAAATTAAACAGATTCCATCTGATGGCCACTGTATGTATAGAGCCATTGAAGATCAACTCAAAGAACAGAAATGCCCTTTGACTGTGGCTGCCTTGAGAAGTCAAACTGCTGAATATATAAAAGGCCATGTGGAAGACTTTCTGCCATTTTTAACAAACCCTAATACGGGAGATATGTATACTCtaggtaatttatttttctttactatgTCTTGTTGCTGCTGTTAAATAAAGTGATTCCTGGCattgagaagaagaaaaacctaTTATAGTTCTTATGGGGGAAAAAGTCTCAAAATTTAGGcagaattgttttttatattataatagaTACTAGTATGTTGTTTAAGGCAAAAGTGGAATAGGATTCATTATTATTACTGAGAAAATTATGTTTCTGAGTTCACATGTCACGAAGTAGGCATAGAGGGAGGTATGCTTTGACTAGTCTTTGGAAGTATAGGGTCCAAAGACCATAAGCAGAGAATGATCAGAAAACCAAATCCTTTTATCCTATACTTTGGGAAATTCAATTTTACTTTCAATAAGCCACAATACTTAGGCAAAATTTGACTctgcaaaaccaaaaacaaatgagTTAATAACCTGCCTTATTATTCTTTCTAATACCTTTGACAATTAAGATAGAATATTTAtggggaggtaaaaaaaaaaaaaaaagaaagaaaaaagaaaaactagccAGTAAAGGAGAGAGCAGGTGAAAATCTGAAAGAGTGTTGGGGAGAGTCAGAGATATAATAGAGGAAAGTTCGTCCTTAAGAGAAGATTGCAGGTGTGGCAGTATCCATTGGCAAGTCAAATGACCAGGAGGGGTAGGAGAAGGGATGGTTAAGGTTGACTTTGCTTTAATGGAGTCCCTGACTCTGCTAGTTGCAGGGCAGTGGAAAAGAGTTGGCAACTCAGcatgctgaatttaaaaaaaagacaaaagacttaatttcttattcatttagTCAGTATTTATTGAAGGccactatgtgccagggactCTTCTAGGCACTTCTAGGACCCTGAGCGCTGGGAATATAGCAGTGAATGAGGCAAACACACAGGACATACTTTTCTGTACATGTccatactttttttcctttcctctaaacAGGAAGGGTATtagtttcccatttttaattttctgtataagGTGTGTATGCTCAAGATGTGCCATTAAACTGCACTTAGGTCCTACTCTCATGACTAGTCCAGGAAGTCCTTTCTTTGGCTAGAACTGATACTGAAGCAAATAAggtaaatgctttaaaaataacaaatagagGCACTGTTTGATGCTACTGCTGGCAAAGGAGTTTCAACTCCTTTCTAGTTTTACCCTGATTctcttttcac
This genomic window contains:
- the OTUD6B gene encoding deubiquitinase OTUD6B isoform X3, yielding MISKDKKAALEKEREERIAEAEIENLSGARHLESEKLAQILAARQLEIKQIPSDGHCMYRAIEDQLKEQKCPLTVAALRSQTAEYIKGHVEDFLPFLTNPNTGDMYTLEEFRKYCDDIVNTAAWGGQLELRALSHILQTPIEIIQADSPPIVVGEEYQKNPLILVYMRHAYGLGEHYNSVTQLVNTAPENCS